A segment of the uncultured Desulfobulbus sp. genome:
AGAATTCCAGCCCCTTGGCGGCATGGAGAGTGGAGAGGGTGATGGCTTCGGCTCGCTTATCATAAAGCACTGAATCACTAAAATGGAGCAAATGTTTTCCCAGGGCATCCAGGGACTGGTGGGAGCTGATGGCCTCAGTTCGAAAACGCAGAAGAGATGCATCCTGAAAATCAAATCGATAATAGGTCATCAAATGATCCAGACAACTGACAATCGTTTTCTCTTCATCCAAGATGAGTTGCCTGTGGAGCTGATAGAGAGCGTCCAGATCTGTTGCAGCCAACTGAGCAAAAAACTGTGCAACCCAATCTGTTTGCTCCTGAGAAGCCCCTTGTTTTTTGAGTTGCTCATAGGCGTAGACAGGTACCGCTTTCCCCTGGCTTTTCTCCGCATCAAGTAACCAGTGCAGGTGCTCGGGCTCTGCCAGCTCCGTACAAATCAGTATCCAGGCATAGAGCAGTCGACAGTTCCCTTTGGTATAGTAGGCCTCCAAATCCACCAATTGAAACGGCAGGCCCCGTTCGCTGAGCACCTGGCCGATTGCCTGTGCCTGGCGCGTAGTGCGGACGAGCACCCCAATATCTTTGAAACTGCGCAGCGCCTCACCTGTGGTATCAAATTTTTCCAAAGTACGATGGGAAGAGCCTCCGATCTCGACTTCAATCTGCTCGGCAATCAGCCGCGCCTCCTGCTGAGGTGTTGTGCTGACGAGCAAATGGAGCGCTCCAGGCTGAGGTGCCAAAGGTTCCATGGGCTTTACGGGAAGAGGATGCGGGTTGTTGGCGATCAGGGCCTCCGCTGCCTGGACAATAATTGCAGCGCTCCGGTAATTACAGACAAGCTGATGACACTCTGGGGAGAATTCGCTGATAAACTGGTGGAACCACCTCGGATCAGAGCCTCGAAATCCGTAAATGGCCTGATCAGGATCGCCGATCACAAAGACATGCCCCTGATGTCGGGCTACCTCAGCCACCAGTTCATACTGGGCCTGATTCACGTCCTGAAATTCATCAACAAAAAGATGGCCGGTTTGGGCGCGTATCTGTGCTGCCCGTTCTCCACCACCGCACAGCTGGGAAAGCAATTCAGGTACTAGACAGTCAAGATCAATCAGATTTTGCTCAGCAAGGTGCCGGCGATACGCACTGACAAGAGCTACATCCGGCTCTCTGCCTGTTCGACTATACACACTGAGAGTTTCATCAAGGGCTTGAAGCAATTGTTTATCCACTACAGCAAAACACTCAGTGGCAAACCATCGTCGCTCCCCAGGCCCAATCACTCGCAGGGCGGGATGTATCTTACGCAAATGGTGCAGGCAAAAACGATGAAAGGTTGCCACCAGGGGGAGTTTCGAGTTTGGCCCCCCTTGTTCAAGTCGTGCTCGTACCTCGTCTGCCGCCTTGTTGGTAAAGGTGATCACAGTACAGGGGATGTGGTCTTGCTGGGCAACGCGCTGGACCCGACTGACTAAGGTGTGGGTTTTTCCTGTCCCCGGCCCGGCCTGAACCACGATCAGCGGCGCCTTACTCTGGACAGCCAGCTCTTGAGCCGGGTTCAGGCGCTGCTCACCTTTTTTGGGTACGGTGCCTGCTGCTGTTGCAAAAGGGAGTGAGCCTTGCTCCTTCCTCTTTTTTTGTACTGCTCTTGGTTTACGTAAGCCAAAAAGGCTTTCCTGCCCGGCAAGCTCGGCCTGCTCTCCCTCATCAAAAACACGAATCACTCCAAAGGCCCCGTCATAACCGGGCTGGCGAATCACTTGGTTGGTGCGCATTCGCTTAATCGCCTCGGAGAGAAGCATTCCAGCCTTTGCTTTAATCTCCTCAATGGGTGTCTGCAGCAGCAGATCAAACTCGCTGCCAAAGAGTCCGATCAGCCGTTTGTAGCCTTCGGCGACCTTCTTGGTGCCCGGCCCGCAACCCAGCAGCTCAGCGATCACCTCCTGAAGAGGGATAAGGCTGTGCACTCCGGGGCTTTGCTCCGTATACAGGGGCTCGCTGCGATCGGCAAGTTCCATGACCCGGTGGAGCACACCAATGGTCATGGGTTTACCGCAGACAGGACACATTCCGTCGAGTCTGCGTGTCTCTGAGGGGGCCATGCAGACATTGCATTTGCGGTGACCGTCGCAGTGGTACTTCCCCTCTTCCGGGTAGAACTCGACGGTGGCCTCAAAGACCTGCTCTCCCTTTGTGTTACGGGGATTTTGCAGCGCCTCTTTAAGGGCAAAATAGCTCAGCTCGGTGTTGAATATATTGGCTTCCCGACCAAGTTTCACCGGTGAGTGACAATCAGAATTGGAGATCAGGGTAAAACGATCCAGGGCGGAGATGAGACGATTCATCTCCGGGTCCGAGGAGAGCCCGGTTTCCAGGGCAAAGATATAAGTGCTGAGATCGCCAAAGCAGTCTTCAATGGCGTCAAAGCCCGACTTGGAGCCAAAGAGGGAGAACCAGGGGGTCCAGATATGGGCAGGGACGAGAAATCCCTCTGGAGCTTTCTCCAAAAGAATTTCAAGCAGATCGCGGGAGTCAAGCCCAAGGATGGGCCGTCCATCCGAGGTGATATTGCCGATGGTTGCCAGGGTGCCGTTCATCCGCTGTACCGAGGCAAAATCCGGGGCATATAACAGGTTATGGACTTTACGAACCTTGCCGCCCCGTTTGTAGATCGAGCTGATCTCGGCGCTCAACAAAAAACGAACCGATTCCGGTGCTATCACCGGTTCCAGGCCAGCGGGCAGCAATTGGTTGCAATGAAGTCCATGACTGCTTTTTAGACGGAACAAGCCCGGTTCAGCCGGTTCCAGGTGCTCCTGGAGGTGGGCAAACCAGGCAGGATGGGTAAAATCGCCGGTGCCGACCACGCCAATCCCTTTCACTGCGGCCCAGGCGGCCAGCCCGAAGAGGTTACTGGCCTTACTTGTCGCCCGGGAATAGAGGGAGTGGATATGAAGGTCGGCGATGTAGCGCATCAGGATTCCTTCCAGCCGTAGAGGTGGTGCCGACGGATATAGGCAAAAACCGACGGGGCTACCATGGAGGGCTGCTGGCCACGGGCCAGTTCCTCCCGTACCTGGGAGGAGGACACCGGCAGCTCAATATCATCGATATAGCGGACGGTTCGTCCCTGCTGGTTCCGCCAGATGCCCCCCTGATGTTCATAGGCAAAACTCGGATCAAGATCACGCAACATCGGCCCAACCCGGTCCACCGCCAGATGATCGCGTTGGACCACTATCAGGTTGACCCGGGCAAGCAAATCAGCGGCACGGTGCCATGAAGGCAGATCGAGCAGAGAATCACCACCGATGATGAAAAAATAGGTACAGCAGGTGCCCTGGTACAACAGCGCCTCCACGGTCTGTACCGTATAGGAGGGAGCGGGTAAATCCGCCTCGATCCGGGAACACTGCATGTGTGTTCCCTCGCCCGCCTCATCAAGGGCGAGTTCGAGCATGGCTACCCGTTGTTCAAAGGTGGTCGCGAGTGCGCCCTTATGGGGAGGTCTGGGCGCGGGAATAAAGAGGACCCTATCCAGAAGGCACTGACGCCGAACATGTCGGGCCAGTGCCAGATGTCCCTGGTGAACGGGATCAAAGGTCCCGCCGAAAAGTCCAATGGCTGCCTTGTCCATTCCTGTGTTCATACGAACGCCCAGGATACAAACCGATCAGGCGCGCGTCTCTCCCGCCCCGTAGACAATGAACTTCCGGGTTGTCAGTTCTTTGAGCCCCATGGGACCGTAGGCATGGAGTTTGGTGGTGGAAATACCGATCTCTGCCCCGAGACCAAACTGGCCACCATCGTTAAACCTGGTGGAGGCATTCACCATAACTGCGGAGGCATCGACCTCGCGCAGAAACCGCTGGCTACGCGCATAGGACTGGGTCAGAATAATCTCGGTATGTTTGGAGCCGTAGGTATCGATGTAGTCCATGGCCTCATCCATATCGGCAACTACTTTCACCACCAGGGCCAGGTCAAGAAACTCTGTGCCCCAGTCTTCCTCGGAGGCGGGTTCAATCATATCCTCGGAAAGCAGGCAACTGGACGGACAGCCAAGCATGCGCACCTTATCCCCCTTCAGAGCCTGGGCCATCTTGGGAAGAAACTCTTCGGCCACGGCGCGATGAACAAGGACACCTTCCAGGGCATTACAGACGCCGGGGCGTTGCACCTTGGCGTTTTGAATAATGCGAACAGCCATCTCCTGATCCGCAGTCTCATCCACAAAGCAGTGGCAAACCCCCTTGTAGTGTTTGAGTACGGGAATACGGGATTTTTGGGTCACAGCCCGAATCAGCCCTTCACCGCCACGGGGAATAACCAGATCAATATACTCTTCCTGCTCAAGCAGCACATCAATTCCTTCACGATCGGTAAAAGAGAGCACCTGAACAATGGCCGGATCGACCTTGTGCTTGACCAGGACCTCCTGTAAAACCTTGGCCAGGGCCATATTGGAGTGAATCGCCTCGGAACCGCCCCGAAGGATAATCGCATTGCCGGCCTTGAGACAGAGGGCTGCAGAGTCGATGGTCACGTTGGGACGTGACTCGTAAATCATGAGGATAACGCCCAGGGGCACCCGCATACGACCAACAGTGATACCGCTGGGACGGTTGCCCATCTCACTGACCTCGCCCACCGGATCTTCCAGAGTTGCAACCTCGCGAAGCCCCTGGACCATATCGCCAATCCCTTTCTCGGTGATCTGCAGGCGATTGAGCATGGCGCTGCTTAAGCCCTTACTCTCACCGGCGGCCATATCCTTGGCGTTTTCTTCGATGAGGTAGGTCTGTTGGGCAATAAGGGCCTGGCCGACATCGAGCAGGATGGTATTTTTCAATTCTGTTGGCAGGGCCCCAATACTGCGGCTTGCAGCTTTGGCCTTTTTCACCATCTCCAGAACAGTTGTTTCAATCTGTGCTCGATCCATTCGGGTCCTCCTTGTAGAACTCTCAATTGGGG
Coding sequences within it:
- a CDS encoding UvrD-helicase domain-containing protein, coding for MRYIADLHIHSLYSRATSKASNLFGLAAWAAVKGIGVVGTGDFTHPAWFAHLQEHLEPAEPGLFRLKSSHGLHCNQLLPAGLEPVIAPESVRFLLSAEISSIYKRGGKVRKVHNLLYAPDFASVQRMNGTLATIGNITSDGRPILGLDSRDLLEILLEKAPEGFLVPAHIWTPWFSLFGSKSGFDAIEDCFGDLSTYIFALETGLSSDPEMNRLISALDRFTLISNSDCHSPVKLGREANIFNTELSYFALKEALQNPRNTKGEQVFEATVEFYPEEGKYHCDGHRKCNVCMAPSETRRLDGMCPVCGKPMTIGVLHRVMELADRSEPLYTEQSPGVHSLIPLQEVIAELLGCGPGTKKVAEGYKRLIGLFGSEFDLLLQTPIEEIKAKAGMLLSEAIKRMRTNQVIRQPGYDGAFGVIRVFDEGEQAELAGQESLFGLRKPRAVQKKRKEQGSLPFATAAGTVPKKGEQRLNPAQELAVQSKAPLIVVQAGPGTGKTHTLVSRVQRVAQQDHIPCTVITFTNKAADEVRARLEQGGPNSKLPLVATFHRFCLHHLRKIHPALRVIGPGERRWFATECFAVVDKQLLQALDETLSVYSRTGREPDVALVSAYRRHLAEQNLIDLDCLVPELLSQLCGGGERAAQIRAQTGHLFVDEFQDVNQAQYELVAEVARHQGHVFVIGDPDQAIYGFRGSDPRWFHQFISEFSPECHQLVCNYRSAAIIVQAAEALIANNPHPLPVKPMEPLAPQPGALHLLVSTTPQQEARLIAEQIEVEIGGSSHRTLEKFDTTGEALRSFKDIGVLVRTTRQAQAIGQVLSERGLPFQLVDLEAYYTKGNCRLLYAWILICTELAEPEHLHWLLDAEKSQGKAVPVYAYEQLKKQGASQEQTDWVAQFFAQLAATDLDALYQLHRQLILDEEKTIVSCLDHLMTYYRFDFQDASLLRFRTEAISSHQSLDALGKHLLHFSDSVLYDKRAEAITLSTLHAAKGLEFSVVFIAGVEEGLMPLTPKKSLNAEELQLHLEEERRLFFVGITRAVATLYLSWSRQRAAYGGPLEDRVLSSFVNELPPACITAVPSFPVSVKRKRKHKQLSLFS
- the nadD gene encoding nicotinate (nicotinamide) nucleotide adenylyltransferase, with the translated sequence MNTGMDKAAIGLFGGTFDPVHQGHLALARHVRRQCLLDRVLFIPAPRPPHKGALATTFEQRVAMLELALDEAGEGTHMQCSRIEADLPAPSYTVQTVEALLYQGTCCTYFFIIGGDSLLDLPSWHRAADLLARVNLIVVQRDHLAVDRVGPMLRDLDPSFAYEHQGGIWRNQQGRTVRYIDDIELPVSSSQVREELARGQQPSMVAPSVFAYIRRHHLYGWKES
- a CDS encoding glutamate-5-semialdehyde dehydrogenase: MDRAQIETTVLEMVKKAKAASRSIGALPTELKNTILLDVGQALIAQQTYLIEENAKDMAAGESKGLSSAMLNRLQITEKGIGDMVQGLREVATLEDPVGEVSEMGNRPSGITVGRMRVPLGVILMIYESRPNVTIDSAALCLKAGNAIILRGGSEAIHSNMALAKVLQEVLVKHKVDPAIVQVLSFTDREGIDVLLEQEEYIDLVIPRGGEGLIRAVTQKSRIPVLKHYKGVCHCFVDETADQEMAVRIIQNAKVQRPGVCNALEGVLVHRAVAEEFLPKMAQALKGDKVRMLGCPSSCLLSEDMIEPASEEDWGTEFLDLALVVKVVADMDEAMDYIDTYGSKHTEIILTQSYARSQRFLREVDASAVMVNASTRFNDGGQFGLGAEIGISTTKLHAYGPMGLKELTTRKFIVYGAGETRA